The Papaver somniferum cultivar HN1 chromosome 3, ASM357369v1, whole genome shotgun sequence genome includes a region encoding these proteins:
- the LOC113359195 gene encoding F-box protein At3g07870-like — MENLPIDIIENIFSRLSVKPTLHCKRVCKTWRNFIGKNKTGLLFAYVDIHNLQYDYQTKVKLYYGDKYEENLEQYYSTETLAKLDGGKYDLRIPNFRCYHHMIDSCNGLVFFQRDLNRVHPLGGIFNPVTGELLSLSGLSKEAGLRWRSVGFGYLPSTNEYKVVRCSYTKLNDELQGHVEVYTLGSQCGWRGKQNLPYYFQKSGIFANGAIHWIGEGCQGARAYEILAYNLADEKFKHAASLPFDFNRGDDRLELMGGNLCALHYICGGPIIIWAFKKKNWARNYIAT, encoded by the coding sequence ATGGAGAACCTGCCAATAGATATCATAGAAAACATATTTTCTCGCTTATCTGTTAAACCCACTTTACACTGCAAACGAGTATGCAAAACATGGAGAAACTTTATCGGCAAAAACAAGACCGGTCTCTTGTTCGCGTACGTAGACATTCATAATCTCCAATATGACTATCAAACAAAAGTAAAACTCTACTATGGAGATAAGTACGAAGAAAATCTTGAGCAGTACTACTCCACGGAAACACTTGCAAAGTTGGATGGTGGAAAATACGATTTGCGTATCCCAAATTTTCGCTGTTATCATCACATGATTGATTCATGCAACGGATTGGTTTTTTTTCAACGCGACCTTAACCGTGTTCATCCATTAGGTGGAATCTTCAATCCAGTAACTGGAGAACTGCTTTCTCTTTCAGGCTTAAGTAAAGAAGCGGGCTTGAGATGGCGATCAGTTGGATTTGGATACCTTCCTTCCACAAATGAGTATAAGGTTGTTAGATGCAGTTACACTAAATTAAATGATGAGTTGCAGGGACATGTGGAGGTATATACTCTTGGCTCTCAATGTGGGTGGAGAGGAAAACAGAATCTCCCTTACTATTTTCAAAAATCAGGCATCTTTGCTAATGGAGCAATTCATTGGATTGGCGAGGGATGTCAAGGAGCACGTGCATATGAGATTCTCGCCTACAATTTAGCGGATGAGAAGTTCAAGCACGCCGCTTCACTACCTTTTGATTTTAATAGAGGTGATGATAGACTCGAATTGATGGGGGGAAACTTATGTGCACTTCACTATATTTGTGGCGGACCAATCATAATATGGGCATTCAAAAAAAAGAACTGGGCACGCAATTATATTGCGACCTAG